The following proteins are co-located in the Brienomyrus brachyistius isolate T26 unplaced genomic scaffold, BBRACH_0.4 scaffold35, whole genome shotgun sequence genome:
- the LOC125721902 gene encoding LOW QUALITY PROTEIN: neuronal tyrosine-phosphorylated phosphoinositide-3-kinase adapter 1 (The sequence of the model RefSeq protein was modified relative to this genomic sequence to represent the inferred CDS: deleted 1 base in 1 codon), producing the protein MSSGSAQDVAVERFLRDIERRGKKLHCTVIGREGSGPRGDMNLLYRKSRLDWRHRDADGNKKSSGPKDASATVGKVRDLASFRRHFRMGFLTMPASQDLSPRPCASAMAPRSQSCHSVGTGGDDGSLENGEFPGSRPPSADRRPPAKPKRHPSTRLSSPADPRGVGAPKDAPPPLPAASQLPSQHLDKRSAMSKSDSGDMLGRKVPPLKPKRSPNTQLSFEPPPPRAPPPPAPLPRPAHERAGPVEDTGDEEDEPVYIEMVGQVFSRESRAVTPHPAPGPTPPAGATTPDSDSDQSEAIYEEMKYPLAEDSDPHAHLPPRHERLRHPKASHPSAAPCASSPLPHPSSHAKPKAAVSISHSSPLPSSTSSTPIPTPLSSSPQPPRAPTPFLLPANKTQTDTSNKIPAPFPNLLQHRPPLLAFPQPAAASSGVGAQLKPGSSKGPPTQVTCSMTPPLSTSSSSKLPVLQLGPKDSSGGGERQADRKEALLGPAPGLRARSHSTPLPPSSQSSSHHYSHQHSHRPPSHYHHYRRPEKELPTSHSMKLGSQSSTQTQNQTPVQCGSKDAKGVGFLLKSEKRDRERDTGTPASTGSQATPTPSAKVSLSSAPSPSFVSTSTQRSSSRPLLHHPHSAHPLYHALPAYRPPPSDSPLLWTYPSAALRRPPAYDSLRGGATDGSAQPALQAKSGSLSRDGGVSGGGATTDEGAYWPMQRKMSFSHSNRETEKEDGQPGSSAADSRARMDREDRATLSGIPVRSGGGGVVASGGGESTGGTGRSPEPRALARSGLPLPCQTFPACHRNGELGRLGRSSSTSGVRHGNSNMQRQGSLPPREALSQLQTQSQAAPPSTPPLSHQQQQLQLHQQLRLQLQYQHLAQLAQCQPPTTGGSGTPPTQGQRDGKLLEVIERKRCLCKEIKAHRRPDRNLCKQDSMPILPSWRRTPEPRKTGTPPCQPPAVLWDTSI; encoded by the exons ATGAGCTCTGGCTCCGCCCAGGATGTGGCGGTGGAGCGCTTCCTGCGTGATATCGAGAGGAGGGGCAAAAAGCTGCACTGCACTGTAATTGGCCGAGAGGGGAGCGGTCCCCGCGGCGACATGAACCTGCTTTATCGCAAGAGCCGGCTGGACTGGCGGCACCGCGACGCCGATGGCAACAAGAAGAG CTCCGGCCCTAAGGACGCCTCGGCTACGGTGGGGAAGGTGCGTGACCTGGCCTCATTCCGTCGTCATTTTCGAATGGGCTTCCTGACCATGCCCGCCTCCCAGGACCTCTCCCCCCGGCCCTGCGCCTCTGCCATGGCCCCTCGGTCGCAGTCCTGCCACTCCGTCGGCACAGGCGGCGACGACGGGAGCCTGGAGAACGGTGAATTCCCTGGGTCCCGTCCACCTTCTGCTGACCGCCGTCCCCCGGCTAAGCCCAAGCGCCACCCCAGCACCCGCCTGAGCTCACCCGCAGACCCCCGTGGTGTTGGAGCGCCCAAGGATGCCCCGCCCCCACtgcctgctgcctcacagctacCCAGTCAGCATCTGGACAAGAGAAGCG CCATGAGTAAGTCTGACTCGGGAGACATGCTGGGCCGGAAGGTTCCACCACTCAAGCCAAAACGGAGCCCCAACACCCAGCTCTCCTTcgagcccccgccccccagggcACCGCCCCCGCCTGCTCCGCTGCCCCGCCCCGCCCATGAGAGAGCGGGGCCGGTGGAGGACACCGGCGATGAGGAGGACGAGCCGGTATACATCGAGATGGTCGGCCAGGTGTTTTCCCGGGAGAGTCGCGCCGTCACACCACACCCTGCCCCcggccccacccccccagcaggggccaCCACCCCTGACTCGGACTCGGATCAAAGCGAGGCCATCTACGAGGAGATGAAGTACCCCCTGGCGGAGGACAGCGACCCGCACGCTCACCTCCCACCCAGACACGAGAGGCTGCGGCACCCCAAGGCCTCCCACCCGTCGGCCGCACCCTGTGCCTCctcgcccctcccccacccctcctcgCACGCTAAGCCTAAAGCTGCAGTCTCCATCTCCCACTCCTCCCCCTTACCCTCCTCTACCTCCTCCACCCCCATTCCCACGCCCCTCTCCTCCAGCCCTCAGCCCCCCCGTGCTCCGACCCCTTTTCTCCTCCCAGCTAACAAGACCCAGACGGACACCAGTAACAAGATCCCGGCTCCTTTCCCCAACCTCCTGCAGCATCGCCCCCCCCTACTGGCCTTCCCCCAGCCTGCAGCCGCTTCCAGCGGAGTTGGGGCCCAGCTCAAACCTGGGTCCTCTAAAGGGCCTCCCACCCAGGTCACCTGCAGCATGACCCCCCCGCTgagcacctcctccagctccaaaCTCCCAGTCCTTCAGCTGGGCCCCAAAGACTCCTCTGGTGGTGGGGAGAGGCAAGCGGACAGGAAGGAGGCACTGCTGGGCCCAGCCCCTGGACTGCGGGCTCGGAGCCActccacccccctgcccccctcctcccaatCCTCTTCGCATCACTACTCCCACCAGCACTCCCACCGACCCCCCTCCCACTACCACCATTACCGGCGGCCTGAGAAGGAGCTGCCCACCTCCCACAGCATGAAACTGGGCTCCCAGTCTTCAACCCAAACCCAGAACCAGACTCCAGTTCAGTGTGGGAGCAAGGATGCCAAGGGCGTCGGCTTCTTGCTGAAGTCTGAGAAGCGGGACAGGGAGAGGGACACAGGGACCCCCGCGAGCACGGGCTCCCAGGCCACGCCCACCCCCAGTGCCAAGGTCAGCTTGAGCTCCGCCCCCTCCCCTTCCTTCGTCTCCACCTCCACCCAGCGTTCCTCCTCCCGGCCCCTGCTCCATCACCCTCACTCCGCCCACCCTCTGTACCACGCCCTCCCCGcctaccgc ccccccccctcggacaGCCCACTGCTGTGGACCTACCCCTCTGCAGCACTCAGGAGGCCCCCGGCCTATGACAGCCTGCGGGGCGGGGCTACAGACGGCTCTGCTCAACCCGCCCTGCAAGCGAAAAGCGGGAGCCTGTCTCGGGATGGGGGTGTGTCCGGAGGCGGAGCCACAACAGACGAGGGAGCCTATTGGCCCATGCAGAGGAAGATGTCCTTCAGTCACAGCAACAGAGAAACAGAAA AGGAGGATGGCCAACCTGGGAGCAGTGCCGCCGACAGCCGGGCCCGGATGGACCGGGAGGACCGCGCCACACTCTCCGGTATCCCAGTgcggtctgggggagggggagtggtGGCAAGTGGAGGCGGCGAGAGTACAGGAGGCACAGGGAGGAGCCCGGAGCCTCGGGCCCTGGCCAGGTCCGGCCTCCCGCTGCcctgccagacgttcccagcttGCCATCGGAATGGAG AGCTGGGCCGCCTTGGTcgttcctcctccacctccggtgTGCGACACGGGAACAGTAACATGCAGCGCCAGGGCAGCCTTCCCCCACGGGAGGCGCTGAGCCAG ctcCAGACCCAATCGCAGGCTGCACCACCCAGCACGCCCCCCCTCTCCCACCAacagcagcagctccagctgcaCCAGCAGCTCAGACTCCAGCTGCAGTACCAGCACCTGGCCCAGCTGGCGCAGTGCCAGCCTCCCACCACCGGGGGCAGCGGCACACCACCAACCCAGGGCCAAAGGGATGGCAAGCTCCTGGAGGTGATAGAGAGGAAACGGTGCCTATGTAAGGAGATCAAGGCACATCGCAGGCCTGACCGCAACCTGTGCAAGCAGGACAGTATGCCCATCCTACCCAGCTGGAGAAGGACACCGGAACCTCGCAAGACAGGCACCCCTCCCTGCCAACCCCCGGCCGTGCTGTGGGACACCTCCATCTGA